Part of the Aggregatilinea lenta genome, AGACCGCCACCGTGGACGCGAACGGCTGGCACGATACCGGCGAGGGGCCGGGATCGCCGGAAGGCGCATTCATCAACTGGCTGACCATCCGTGATCAGGCGCAGAGCGTCGTCGAGGACGTGACGCGCATCCGCAATCACCCGCTCGTCCCGCGCGACATCCCGATCTACGGGCTGATCTTCGACGTGAAGTCGGGCAAGCTGCTCGAAGTGCCGGAAGCGACCGCCATCGGCGCGGCCTCCTAGCGGGGCATCCGGTTAGAGGCGTCCGCCGAACTCGGTCTCGCAGGGGCAGGGTTTTACCCTGCCCCGCCTGCCCTTTTTCGGCCTTACGACGATTGAGGCTCCAACCCAAGCGGCGTGGGCAGCCCATCGATGCTGGCGCTGTTGTGCTCGGCCTGATACGCGGGCAGCGACTCGCCCTTGGCGGCGCACCACTTACCATAGTGATCGCGCTCGCCCTGGTACGCGTACAGCGGCACGCCGTAACCGCACGACGTCTGCACGCGGTCGATCTCGGCGGCGATGATCTGGCGCGGCCCCGGATAGGCTGGGAAGTGCGCGATCAGCTCGTCCCAGTCCGCGTCGCCGGGACGCACGGTGCGCCCTGTGCCGTACAGCCGCAGGATCAGCGGCGGGCCGTCGAACGCGCAGAACATGAGCGTGATGCGCCCGTTTTCGAGCAAATGCGCGGACGTCTCGTTGCCGCTCCCGGTGAGGTCCAGGTACATGACGTGGTTGGGCGAGAGCACGCGGAAGCAGTCGCCGCCCTTCGGGGACAAATTCACGTGGCCGGACGCATCCAGCGGCGCGCTGCCGACGAAGAACAAACGCTGATGCTCGATGAATGCCCGGTGATTGTCGCTGATCGTGTCGTACACTTTCGCCATGTGGTCCTCCGTGCTGGGGTGTGATGTGGTGGCTCAGGCCGATCCGTCCGTAGCGTACCACGGATCGCAGCGGGAATCACGAGAAGCTATCTGCTCCGCTTTCCAACTTTCTTTAGCATACCCGGTTCATAAACTATACCATCAGGCAACGTTGCGTCTTTAAGAGACTTTACTTCGCGAAGTTGATCATAATCGACACTTGCTCCAAGCAAGTTTGCCTTCCATAGATCGGCGTTCTTCAAACTAGCAAAGTTGAGATACGCCCCTGTCAGGTTGGTCAAACTTAAATCGATCGCTGTCAAATCAGCCTCTATCAGATCGGCATGTACTAGCGTAGCCGATCTTAGTTTCGCCCCACTTAAATCAGCTCTTCTTAGGTTGGCACTTGTCAACTCAGCTTTGCGGAGATCAGCTCCTCTCAAATTGGCGTTTCTTAGATTAGCCCCTGCTAGATCGATTTCAACCATACTAGAATAGCGCAACAGCCCATTTGAACCTGTTAGTAGTCCATCTGATTCCAAAAAACGAAGAACCTCGTCCATACGCTTGCTGTCAAGCCGTCTTAGCGTAATAACAGTACGCGTCTGAGCAACCTCAACAATAGGTGGAGGAAGTATCTCATCATCTGCTTTCCAGTTTTCGAGCGCTTCGCGCAGCCCATGCTCCAAAAGTAGTTCGCTCATCGCGTCAAAGTAACGTTGAAGCGCTTCTTCTTTATAGCGATCTTCTCTCTCTAACCTCTCCTTTTCGATCCGTTCTGTCCTGGCCGCATGTTCACGTCTCGCAGCCTGCTGGTTGAACAGCACCGCACCGCCCGCCAACACTGCCGGAACGATCAACAGGTCCAGCCAATCCCACAGCGTCTTGCCGCGTGCGGTTGTTCCGGTAACGGTCGTTTCGACACCATCGGAGTATGTGCGTGTAACGGTCGTCTGCGTGGAAGTGCGCGCGCCGAAACCGGAAGACCAGCCAAAAACGAGGAATCCAGCCAGGAGGGAAAGCAGGAAACCGACTAATAGCTTTCCCCAATGCTTACCCAAGAAGGATAAAAACCGCAGTATCTGTTTTTCCATGCCCCTACCGCCCCCGTACATCCCCAACTGCCCCGGCGATCCGATCCACCGGGGCAGCACGCGCGCTAGGGGCATATTACCACAACGTCTAACTTACCGCCTCCGCCAACACCATCCCGAACAGATCCAGCGCCTCGCCCGCCGGGGAGCCGTCGCGCAGGGTGAGGTAGCGCCGCTGCATGTCGGGCGCGGTCAGGTGCTCGACCACGGCGTAGCCCCGTGCCGCCAGGAACGCCTCAAGCTGATCCGGCGCGAGGTCGAAGTACAGCGGCTCTGAGCCGTAGGTCGCCAGCATCGCGTCGCGGGCCTGCTGCGCGCCGAAGCGTCCCTCCAGCTCGGACGCGGCGAACATGTAGTCGAAGCACACAAGGCTGCCCGCCGGGGCGTGCGCCCGCATGAAGGCGAACATCGCGTCCACGGTGTCGGGCGGCAGGTAGTACGTCACGCCCTCCCACACGTACAGCGTGCGTAGGCCCTCGGCGAAGCCCGCCGACGTCAGGCGCGCCAGCAGATCGTCGCGCGTGAAATCGACGGCAAGGAAGGACAGTTGATCGGGGATGGCAACCTGCGCCTGTTCCAGCGCGGCACGCTTGGCCTCCTGCGTGGCCAGCGTGTCCACTTCGAAGATCCGCGTGTCCCGGATCAGGTGGCAGAAGCGGTACGTGCGCGTGTCGTACCCGGCGCCCAGGAACACGATCTGCGGGACGTTCTCACGCAGTGCGCGCTCGACCACGCCGTCCATGTAGGCCGTGCGGGCCATGAAAAACTCGTACGCGCCGGGTGAAAACGCGTTCACCTTCTGCATGACCACCGGGCGAATGGCGAGGTTACGGAGTGATTGCCGGGAGACCTCCGGCAGAAAGATTTCGGCCAGATGATCTGGCCCTTTGATCTCTTCGCGCGGTTCGAAGGCGGCGATGGCGCGGCACAGGGCGACGTTGAAGGCGCTGGCGGAAGGCTGATCGTCGAGTGGCATGGTTCCCTCCTTCCGGGGACCGGTAGACCGTGTCCTCACGGGCCTCCACCGTGGAGTCTCGTGCTTACCATGAGGACCCTGGTTGATCTTACACCCGGATGGACCGCCGTACTTGACGCTTACGCCTCCACCAGCACCCCACTCCGCACCACGCCCAGCAGCGCATCGAGCGCGGGCTTCAGCGCCTCGTCGCGCGTGATCATGCGCAGCGGC contains:
- a CDS encoding pyridoxamine 5'-phosphate oxidase family protein, whose amino-acid sequence is MAKVYDTISDNHRAFIEHQRLFFVGSAPLDASGHVNLSPKGGDCFRVLSPNHVMYLDLTGSGNETSAHLLENGRITLMFCAFDGPPLILRLYGTGRTVRPGDADWDELIAHFPAYPGPRQIIAAEIDRVQTSCGYGVPLYAYQGERDHYGKWCAAKGESLPAYQAEHNSASIDGLPTPLGLEPQSS
- a CDS encoding pentapeptide repeat-containing protein → MEKQILRFLSFLGKHWGKLLVGFLLSLLAGFLVFGWSSGFGARTSTQTTVTRTYSDGVETTVTGTTARGKTLWDWLDLLIVPAVLAGGAVLFNQQAARREHAARTERIEKERLEREDRYKEEALQRYFDAMSELLLEHGLREALENWKADDEILPPPIVEVAQTRTVITLRRLDSKRMDEVLRFLESDGLLTGSNGLLRYSSMVEIDLAGANLRNANLRGADLRKAELTSANLRRADLSGAKLRSATLVHADLIEADLTAIDLSLTNLTGAYLNFASLKNADLWKANLLGASVDYDQLREVKSLKDATLPDGIVYEPGMLKKVGKRSR
- a CDS encoding class I SAM-dependent methyltransferase, with the translated sequence MPLDDQPSASAFNVALCRAIAAFEPREEIKGPDHLAEIFLPEVSRQSLRNLAIRPVVMQKVNAFSPGAYEFFMARTAYMDGVVERALRENVPQIVFLGAGYDTRTYRFCHLIRDTRIFEVDTLATQEAKRAALEQAQVAIPDQLSFLAVDFTRDDLLARLTSAGFAEGLRTLYVWEGVTYYLPPDTVDAMFAFMRAHAPAGSLVCFDYMFAASELEGRFGAQQARDAMLATYGSEPLYFDLAPDQLEAFLAARGYAVVEHLTAPDMQRRYLTLRDGSPAGEALDLFGMVLAEAVS